The nucleotide sequence CCCTGCTTTGTAATCCTGATCCAGTTGATATTCCATCCTCCCGAAATCGAATAGAGACCGAACTGATACGTACCTGCACTTACATTGACCGTTTGTGAAACGGTAGTCCAATTCTGCCATCCTCCCGTGTTGGGCACCGAAAGCTCACCAAGCACCGTTTCGCCCGCCTCCAGATCGGAAGAAAACCGACCGCCGTCGACGGCACTGGCCACGCGATACTCGATCAAATAATTTCCTGATGACGGGAAGTTGATCCCTGGATAGGACATCCAACTGCCGTTATTGATATAACCCACGTTCTCGCCGCCTTCGGAGCAGGGTTCCTTTTGTACGTCGTTGGAGTATAAATAGCTTTCCGCCTCGATTTTAAGGGTGTTAGCGCTATCGTTGTCGTCCCCCTTTTGGTAGACCCTTACGTAATCTACCAACATTTGGGCCGGAAGCTTACTTTGATCCACATCGAATCCTGGCCAATCGCCTCCTACCGCCATGTTCAACAGAATAAAAAACTCGTTCTGGAATTCCCCAGTACCGTTGACACCGTTGCTAATATCCACTTCGTTAAACTGCTGCCCGTCTACGAACCATTTGATGGAATTTGCATCCCACTCAACAGAATAAATATGGTACTGCCCTGGATCGCTTACCCCCACGTCGTCACCGTAGGAGGCATGATCACCATTTTGATCGGACCAGTGGATAGTACCGTGAGTCTGTAGAGCGTTATTGATGCGCTCCATGATATCTATTTCCCCGCAGGCAGGCCAGCTCACACTGGTAATATTGTTCCCGAGCATCCAAAATGCCGGCCATAGACCTTGACCTGAAGGCAATGCGATTCTGGCCTCTATTTTCCCGTACTTGAAACTCTTCCGACCTTGGGTTTTCATTCTCGCCGAGGTATATTGGGCACCGCCAAAATTCTCGTGTTTTGCGGTAATTACCAGATTGCCATTCTCGACTGCGGCGTTTTCCCGTCTGTAATACTGCAATTCATTGTTGCCCCATCCGTTGTAGCCCATGCCGGTCTCAAAGACCCAATCAGGGCCAATACCGTCGTCGAATTCATCTTGCCAGACCAAGTTGTAATCTTGGGCCGAAAGTATGGGGGTCATGCCAAAGCATAAGACCATCAGCAAATACGTAATAATTTTTTTCATCTTGTTCTAATTTTGTGCTTGTCCATTAAATTTTAAATAACCGTAATAACAAAATGACCACCGGAATAGGAGACCGTCAATTAAACCTTTCCGGCAGCCATTGCAAAAGAGTTGGAAGATGGATTATACCATCTTATTAATTTTTAAGAAGACGCTGGGTTTTCTCCCCAGCCCCTGTTTTCATCTTTACGATATACATTCCCTTGTCTAGAGTCGATAAATCTAAGGAACTACCGACTTTCAATGTCTGCGGAGCCAATACTTCATGACCTTCCATGTTTAGGATCATTACATCCATTTCGCCTTCCCCCCTTCCGAAGGTCACCGTATCGTAAAACGGGTTCGGATACATGATGGTGGTCGTTTCACTTATGCCTTCCTGATTTAGATCGGCCCGTAAGGCCGTGGAGTTTCCTTGTGGGGAAATGCGAATCCAGTTGATGTTCCATCCTCCTGAAATCGAATAGAGACCGAACTGGTACGTACCTGCATTTACATTGACCGTTTGTGAAACGGTAGTCCAATTTTGCCAACCTCCCGTGTTGGGAACCGTAAGCTCACCAAGTACTGTTTCGCCCGCCTCCAGATCGGAAGAAAAGCGACCACCACTAATGGCACTGGCCACGCGATACTCGATCAAATAATTTCCTGAAGACGGAAAGTCGATATCGGAATAGGCCATCCAACTGCCGTTATTGATATAACCCACGTTCTCGCCGCCTTCGGAGCAGGGTTCCTTTTGAACGTCATTGGAATCGAAAAAGCTTTCCGCCTCGATTACGTGTGAAGGTAGCGGGTCGAGGCTCGAACCACCTCCATCGCCGTCACCCTCGATCGGACCAAGGGTAATCTTTGCACGCAGAGGCTGTCCGGTACTAATGGTCGAAGATTGGTCGAATACATCGTCATAGGCAAAGGTATAGGTCTGGCCCTCGAAACTGATATCTGCTCTGTGAAAGAATTTCGAGTACCAATTATAAGGTTCTACCTGATAATACCTTGAAGCGTCCCCGAAGTCCTGAAAGGCTCCCGAAGGTGCGTTCAAGTCGATAGCATGTCGTGTAATCGCAGCGACCATCTGTGCCTGTACCACTAGGTCCCAACGTTGCCCGGAGGCCATAACACCACTGCCTTCCATCGCCATAAGGGTGGTAGGTTTTCCGGGGATGGTGGCCACTTGACCATCACTTTCCCGTTCAAACACAAAATTAGCACCCTGTACCCTACCTCGCCATCGGCCGGCATCCCCAGCGTTGAAATAGAGTTCGGCATTACGGTATTTCGACCAGATCGCATCGATGTAGCCGTCCATATAATCCGCCGGAAAGCTATCGTCTTTGGTGGGGAATTTTATGATTCCCTGATCTCTTTTCAAAAGTCCCTGAAATTCGGGCGGAGCCGTTCTTGCCCATGCATCCTGAATTTCCTGTGAGGATTTCAACTCCCCGACCTTTTTAAAGAAATCTACTCCTTCTACTTCAAGTCCGATAGGGTGTTGAAAGGCATCTACCCTCGAAGTATTGTTAAAGATTCCGAATTCGTTATAGGTAAGCTCGATGGATTCAAATGTAATTCCCTGGTTGGGGTCTGTAGGATTCTCTAGGTTGGGGGCCGCATATCCCCTTGGGTCACCATCATATCCAAAAAAATAGAGATAGAGCGGACTTCCAAAGGAAATCAAGATACGACATCCCGCAATTTTTGGGATGTTTACCGTTTTATTAGGGATGTCGCTCAACTTCCTGAAGCAGTTCGCGTAGCGACCGTCAAGTCCGGGACCGAGATTGCCATTGATGACAGGGCCGGGTACGGTATTATCGGAGCGGGACATCCTATTGACCTGCCCGTTTACGGGGTCTACCCAAACGAAGCCTCCAATTTCGCCGACTACGGCCACGTAAACTTCATCATCGGGAAACTCCGAATTGTTCGCAATCTGATAAGGCAGGGTCTGAGCACTCAAAAGGGCCCCTCCAAGAATTAGATATAACAGTGTAAAGTAGAATGTTTTCATAGCATTTCGTTTAATTAATTTTTACAGTAAAAAATGGGGCATGAAATAGGCGAGTCAAGCTAAGTCAGCACAACGGCCACTATTATTTTTTGACACCGCTAATTTATCAGTTCACACAAAAAGATTTAAATAACGCGGCAATACAAAATGTATACATCCCATAAAATAAATTAAGACAGCGTAGGAATTAATACACAACACACTGTAGTCATTAAGCTTTCGCGATTATAATTCACACCAACAATCTGCTCAAAAAAGAAGACAAACAGCAGGTTGTAGTGATAATGTTGTGATAGGATATAGGTTTCCCCGCTGGCCTTAAATACTCAATATATAGTCCGTCAGCCCATCATCGTGGGACAGGCCTATTTTTTTTCGCAGGCGGTACCGTTTGACATCGACACTACGCACGGTAATATTCAATAAGGGGGCAATTTCTTTTGAGGACAGGTTCAATCTAAGATAGGCGCAAAGGCGTAAGTCATTTGACGTTAGCTCAGGGTGCTTTTTCTTGATTTTTTTCAAGAATTCAGAATCGGCATTGTTGAAGGCATCCTCGAAAAACTTCCAATCGTCGGCATGGTTAATGTTGCGGTCGATGGTACGTATAACGGACTTTATCTTGGGATCCTCAACCCCCTTCAGCTCTTCCTTGATGGCATTCAAAAATTTGTTCTTTTTGATCAAGCTCATCGTCGATATGGCCAATTCATGGCTTTTGCCCTTAATTTCCTGTTCCAGTTTTTCGTTCATGACCTGCATAATCTCCCTTTCGGCCTCCGCGCGCTTGTGCTCAAGCTCACGCGCGCTCTCTTTTTCCAATCGGGCCTGCTGTTTTTTGTAATAATTTCGGGAAACGCGGTGAACCAAATAGAAAAGGAGACAACAACAAATCGCATAGACCGC is from Zobellia galactanivorans and encodes:
- a CDS encoding carbohydrate-binding protein, giving the protein MKKIITYLLMVLCFGMTPILSAQDYNLVWQDEFDDGIGPDWVFETGMGYNGWGNNELQYYRRENAAVENGNLVITAKHENFGGAQYTSARMKTQGRKSFKYGKIEARIALPSGQGLWPAFWMLGNNITSVSWPACGEIDIMERINNALQTHGTIHWSDQNGDHASYGDDVGVSDPGQYHIYSVEWDANSIKWFVDGQQFNEVDISNGVNGTGEFQNEFFILLNMAVGGDWPGFDVDQSKLPAQMLVDYVRVYQKGDDNDSANTLKIEAESYLYSNDVQKEPCSEGGENVGYINNGSWMSYPGINFPSSGNYLIEYRVASAVDGGRFSSDLEAGETVLGELSVPNTGGWQNWTTVSQTVNVSAGTYQFGLYSISGGWNINWIRITKQGTASAATALNSSLIASDNGISQEIRVYPNPFTEYVSVNFDGEAANLTLQDMLGTVIFSKSGVSADESVDLSGLKSGVYFLTIEQDGKSTVRQLIKE
- a CDS encoding beta-1,3-glucanase family protein, which codes for MKTFYFTLLYLILGGALLSAQTLPYQIANNSEFPDDEVYVAVVGEIGGFVWVDPVNGQVNRMSRSDNTVPGPVINGNLGPGLDGRYANCFRKLSDIPNKTVNIPKIAGCRILISFGSPLYLYFFGYDGDPRGYAAPNLENPTDPNQGITFESIELTYNEFGIFNNTSRVDAFQHPIGLEVEGVDFFKKVGELKSSQEIQDAWARTAPPEFQGLLKRDQGIIKFPTKDDSFPADYMDGYIDAIWSKYRNAELYFNAGDAGRWRGRVQGANFVFERESDGQVATIPGKPTTLMAMEGSGVMASGQRWDLVVQAQMVAAITRHAIDLNAPSGAFQDFGDASRYYQVEPYNWYSKFFHRADISFEGQTYTFAYDDVFDQSSTISTGQPLRAKITLGPIEGDGDGGGSSLDPLPSHVIEAESFFDSNDVQKEPCSEGGENVGYINNGSWMAYSDIDFPSSGNYLIEYRVASAISGGRFSSDLEAGETVLGELTVPNTGGWQNWTTVSQTVNVNAGTYQFGLYSISGGWNINWIRISPQGNSTALRADLNQEGISETTTIMYPNPFYDTVTFGRGEGEMDVMILNMEGHEVLAPQTLKVGSSLDLSTLDKGMYIVKMKTGAGEKTQRLLKN